A genomic window from Anaerolineae bacterium includes:
- a CDS encoding glycerophosphodiester phosphodiesterase family protein encodes MMIMGHRGAAAIEPENTLLSIKKAMDIGVDAVEIDVHLSKDKEIIVIHDSTLDRTTSGTGPVNNYTLSELKKYDAGKGESVPTLQEVMELTDKKVKLVIELKEKGTERIVVEQIKKNGFEDNVYVISFWHRLVKNVKEIDSNIKTGVLMVGCPVDTSIADQTSADALVMKYDFVDAELVELSHKNGLKVFIWNIDTPDLVKPFADIGVDGIGSNNPGMLVDYFRRSGI; translated from the coding sequence ATGATGATAATGGGACATCGCGGGGCTGCGGCTATTGAACCGGAGAATACTCTGTTATCTATTAAAAAGGCAATGGACATTGGTGTAGATGCTGTGGAAATTGACGTGCATCTGAGCAAGGACAAAGAAATAATTGTAATACATGATTCAACTCTTGACCGGACGACCAGCGGAACCGGACCGGTTAATAATTATACCTTATCTGAACTAAAAAAATATGATGCCGGAAAGGGTGAGTCTGTTCCAACTCTTCAGGAGGTTATGGAATTAACTGATAAAAAGGTTAAGCTTGTAATTGAGCTCAAGGAGAAAGGTACGGAAAGAATAGTTGTTGAACAGATAAAAAAGAACGGTTTTGAAGACAATGTTTATGTTATTTCATTCTGGCACAGACTTGTAAAAAACGTTAAGGAAATAGACAGCAATATTAAAACAGGCGTTCTCATGGTTGGATGTCCTGTTGACACAAGTATTGCGGATCAGACATCGGCTGATGCGCTGGTTATGAAATATGATTTTGTTGACGCGGAATTAGTTGAATTATCTCATAAAAACGGTTTGAAAGTTTTTATATGGAACATAGATACTCCAGATCTTGTTAAGCCTTTTGCCGATATTGGTGTTGATGGTATTGGAAGCAATAACCCCGGCATGCTGGTAGATTACTTCAGGCGATCAGGGATATAG